The following coding sequences lie in one Sinorhizobium fredii USDA 257 genomic window:
- a CDS encoding calcium-binding protein, with protein sequence MAILTGTSGNDSLTGTENETNYISALEGDDTVSGRSLRDQIFGGDGTDGLYGYDGSDDLWGEAGDDSIFGGEGDDQILSGTGSDSVFGEEGDDSIYLYEALTGDVKTVTAGAGDDYIYAGVSADSLDGGRGQDALDYGSSASGVTVNLLTGQGSGGWATGDTYRSIEDVSGTGSDDTLTGNGNYNELLGTFGNDLIEGGAGGDYLDGGEDVDILSYRGSDSGVYVDLTTQTASGGDAQGDTILNFETINASDFNDVLVGGDDSSTVRASGGNDSISGRGGIDHLFGDAGNDSFYGGADVDLLDAGSGNDLLRGDLGADQLTGGDGADSFMFRWVSDTTADISGQDIIRDFSRGQGDLIDLAYIDPSISTPANQGFSFVGTAAFSGGIGELRYEVSGSDTYIYADIDGDLSADMSIMIDSVIALQNSDFVL encoded by the coding sequence ATGGCCATTTTAACTGGAACGAGTGGAAACGATTCTCTCACAGGCACCGAGAACGAGACGAACTACATATCTGCGTTGGAGGGCGACGATACAGTAAGCGGTAGAAGTCTCCGCGATCAAATCTTCGGTGGAGACGGAACTGATGGTCTGTACGGCTACGATGGTTCAGACGACCTTTGGGGCGAAGCCGGAGATGATTCCATTTTCGGCGGCGAGGGTGATGACCAGATCTTGTCGGGAACCGGCAGCGATTCGGTTTTCGGCGAGGAAGGCGACGATTCAATCTATCTCTATGAAGCGTTGACCGGCGATGTGAAAACCGTGACCGCGGGCGCCGGCGACGACTACATTTATGCTGGAGTAAGCGCGGACTCACTGGACGGTGGCCGTGGTCAGGACGCGCTGGACTACGGCTCATCTGCATCCGGAGTGACAGTAAATCTTCTGACGGGCCAAGGCTCAGGCGGCTGGGCCACAGGAGATACATACCGGTCAATAGAAGATGTTTCCGGAACCGGATCTGACGACACTCTTACCGGTAACGGTAACTACAATGAGCTTCTGGGAACTTTTGGCAATGACCTTATCGAGGGCGGCGCTGGAGGTGATTACCTCGATGGTGGCGAGGACGTTGATATTCTCTCCTACCGCGGCTCTGACTCGGGAGTATACGTTGATCTCACGACCCAAACAGCATCGGGCGGCGACGCGCAGGGCGACACGATTCTGAATTTCGAAACGATCAATGCCAGCGATTTCAATGACGTGCTAGTTGGAGGGGATGATAGCAGCACTGTCAGGGCCTCCGGCGGTAACGACTCGATCTCCGGACGTGGCGGCATTGATCACCTCTTCGGCGATGCTGGCAACGATAGTTTTTATGGTGGTGCCGACGTCGACTTGCTGGACGCTGGATCCGGGAACGACCTGCTCAGAGGGGACTTAGGAGCTGACCAGCTAACTGGTGGCGATGGTGCCGACAGCTTTATGTTTCGCTGGGTATCGGACACAACTGCCGACATCTCCGGGCAGGATATCATCAGGGATTTCAGCCGAGGGCAGGGCGACTTGATCGATCTGGCCTATATCGATCCCAGCATCTCGACACCCGCGAACCAAGGCTTCTCATTCGTTGGAACAGCGGCATTTAGTGGCGGCATCGGAGAGCTACGTTACGAGGTTAGCGGCAGCGACACCTACATCTACGCTGACATCGACGGAGATCTTAGCGCGGACATGTCGATCATGATCGACAGCGTCATCGCTCTGCAAAACAGCGATTTCGTCCTTTAG
- a CDS encoding UPF0149 family protein, which translates to MKRPRPAPIMSLDELEVWFDTAKPAPHCGGVSMLNGFLTALAAGPAFLLPNDWMWHVIGEHEQRAFIGNKIQAVIDTIVDHYNLVAHQLTRPGAYAPIYMRTDDEEVLAADWADGFFGAMNLSLEQWAPLFADKKAGEPLLAILPQTTDPQLAEIITSIYPTPPDAQPLFKEAWRALPKAVEAIYAYSKPLRFNPAAPASQA; encoded by the coding sequence GTGAAACGGCCCCGACCCGCACCGATAATGTCACTTGACGAGCTGGAGGTCTGGTTCGACACGGCCAAGCCAGCACCGCATTGCGGGGGTGTATCGATGTTGAACGGCTTTCTGACGGCGCTGGCCGCCGGGCCGGCCTTCCTGCTGCCCAATGACTGGATGTGGCATGTTATCGGCGAACACGAGCAGCGAGCATTCATCGGCAACAAAATACAGGCTGTCATCGATACAATCGTTGATCACTACAACCTGGTAGCCCACCAGCTCACCAGACCTGGTGCTTATGCGCCGATCTACATGCGTACGGATGACGAGGAGGTTCTCGCTGCCGATTGGGCGGATGGGTTCTTCGGCGCGATGAACCTCAGCCTTGAGCAATGGGCACCGCTGTTTGCGGATAAGAAAGCCGGCGAGCCGCTCCTGGCCATCTTGCCGCAAACCACCGATCCGCAACTGGCTGAGATCATTACGTCGATTTACCCGACGCCACCGGACGCCCAACCGCTGTTTAAAGAAGCCTGGCGAGCGTTACCCAAAGCCGTCGAGGCCATCTACGCCTATAGCAAGCCCTTGCGCTTCAACCCCGCCGCACCTGCAAGCCAAGCTTAG
- a CDS encoding calcium-binding protein yields the protein MAKQTYFFPGGKYPMDYTPPIDGFDYNPPLRDLVNLETATRIGTPSSTTITFQLDNGLKLKIVGTGFAFGSDGATGGTIARIDLLLNDGTTLVQRLEGLNLSLVAFENAAEVYDPGRLEQWLMNRDDTLVGSAGHDDMFGWGGNDTFSGGAGDDLMSGGQGKDTYDGGAGTDYLNFRVTHDDPAAIQGIVLDAAAGTVTDPYGNAETFTSVESFAGTQFADTIRGSSTDEQFMGFGGRDYIDGRGGFDVIRFHRDADVGGSLGVTVNLATGVAIDGFGKTDKFVNIEAIHSTKFADKLTGNAGNNSFRAEAGNDYIDGGLGADTMNGGSGNDTYVVNETGDVIDEAAQGGSGSDTVRSSISFSLVASAKVVGAVENLTLLGTGNTNATGNGLANTLIGNSGNNILNGGAGKDKLTGGLGNDSFFFNTTLSATTNVDSITDFNVANDTIRLENAVFTAIVGTATLTAAQFVKNTTGLAADASDRIIYESDTGKLFYDSNGNAAGGSVHFATVSTDLGVTAADFFVV from the coding sequence ATGGCAAAACAGACGTATTTCTTTCCAGGCGGCAAGTATCCGATGGATTACACGCCACCTATTGATGGTTTCGATTACAATCCGCCGCTCAGAGATTTAGTAAATCTGGAGACAGCGACGCGGATTGGAACACCGAGCTCGACCACGATCACCTTTCAGCTCGACAACGGCCTCAAGCTCAAAATCGTTGGAACTGGTTTCGCCTTCGGTTCAGATGGCGCAACGGGCGGCACGATTGCCCGGATCGACCTGCTGCTGAACGACGGGACGACGCTGGTCCAGCGGCTGGAGGGCCTCAATCTATCCCTTGTCGCCTTTGAAAACGCAGCCGAAGTTTATGATCCGGGCAGGCTCGAACAATGGCTGATGAATCGCGACGATACGCTTGTTGGTTCCGCCGGCCACGATGACATGTTCGGTTGGGGCGGCAACGACACTTTCTCCGGAGGAGCAGGCGACGATTTGATGTCCGGAGGACAGGGCAAAGACACCTATGATGGCGGGGCGGGCACTGACTACCTGAATTTCCGCGTCACTCACGATGACCCGGCCGCAATCCAAGGCATCGTTCTGGACGCAGCAGCGGGGACGGTAACCGACCCCTACGGCAATGCCGAGACGTTTACGAGTGTCGAGTCGTTCGCTGGAACACAGTTCGCGGACACTATCCGCGGCTCGAGCACGGATGAGCAATTCATGGGCTTTGGGGGAAGAGACTATATCGACGGCCGGGGAGGCTTCGATGTGATCCGCTTTCATCGCGATGCGGATGTTGGTGGATCGCTGGGTGTCACAGTCAATCTTGCCACCGGCGTAGCCATCGACGGCTTCGGAAAGACCGATAAATTTGTGAACATCGAGGCGATTCACTCCACGAAGTTCGCCGATAAGCTGACCGGCAACGCAGGGAACAACTCTTTCCGGGCCGAGGCTGGTAATGACTATATCGATGGCGGCCTCGGCGCCGACACGATGAACGGTGGCAGCGGCAACGATACCTATGTCGTGAATGAAACCGGCGATGTGATCGATGAAGCCGCCCAGGGCGGCAGCGGGAGCGACACTGTCAGATCTTCAATTTCCTTCAGCCTCGTCGCCAGCGCTAAAGTCGTAGGAGCCGTCGAAAACCTGACCTTGCTTGGAACGGGAAACACCAACGCGACCGGAAACGGCCTCGCAAACACTCTGATCGGCAACAGCGGGAACAATATTCTGAACGGAGGGGCGGGAAAGGATAAGCTGACGGGTGGGCTTGGAAACGACAGCTTCTTCTTCAATACGACACTGAGCGCCACGACCAACGTGGACAGCATCACAGACTTCAATGTGGCCAATGACACGATTCGGCTGGAGAACGCTGTCTTCACGGCGATTGTCGGTACGGCGACATTAACTGCGGCGCAGTTCGTCAAGAACACCACCGGCCTGGCGGCCGATGCCAGCGACCGGATCATCTATGAGAGTGACACCGGCAAACTGTTCTACGACAGCAACGGAAATGCCGCCGGCGGTTCAGTTCATTTCGCGACGGTCAGCACAGACCTCGGGGTCACCGCAGCGGATTTCTTTGTCGTTTAA
- a CDS encoding helix-turn-helix transcriptional regulator, translating into MGQSRVGTYSEKHVAAISADLAASIDAAAFGAGSWDEVPGVLSHAFPGSFGGLWNMNFAESRLNFLAVRNIDPAFAKSFSDHFAYINPWIPYWSGARSGITALSEEVFPARTFADTEFYNDWLRPQKDVEAGAGMKILGDRGETIQFIMNFPLSLSETYGKAAVEVLTRVRGNLERSISLARLMRTGVEQTMAAAALVERNRCAAFVVEGDRLVREANQMALQIVSSGQALIVRSDRCFIANTDADARFGSVLAKLSQGIPTDGERISFRTSAGAWQITMAALPPAEPARTNISLLPPRQLILVLVTELNPAIPDTADLSTLSAIFTLTPSEIMFCRRLVNGESVADAAEQLGITVETARTRLKSILQKTGTSRQGQLMLLLSRLQ; encoded by the coding sequence ATGGGGCAAAGTCGCGTCGGTACTTACAGCGAGAAGCATGTAGCAGCCATCAGCGCGGACCTTGCTGCCTCGATCGACGCGGCCGCGTTTGGAGCCGGTTCATGGGACGAAGTGCCTGGCGTTCTCAGTCACGCATTTCCGGGTTCCTTCGGCGGCCTTTGGAATATGAATTTCGCCGAGAGCCGGCTCAATTTCCTGGCGGTGCGGAACATCGATCCCGCTTTCGCCAAATCCTTCAGTGATCACTTCGCATATATCAACCCTTGGATACCCTATTGGTCTGGGGCCAGAAGCGGGATCACTGCCCTTTCCGAGGAGGTTTTCCCGGCGCGAACCTTTGCCGACACCGAATTCTACAACGACTGGCTGCGCCCGCAGAAAGACGTCGAGGCTGGGGCGGGCATGAAGATCCTCGGCGACCGCGGAGAGACCATCCAGTTCATCATGAACTTCCCACTCTCGCTGTCCGAAACTTACGGCAAAGCCGCGGTTGAAGTCCTGACAAGAGTGCGCGGGAACCTGGAACGGTCTATCAGCCTCGCTCGTCTCATGCGAACGGGCGTTGAGCAGACTATGGCCGCAGCCGCACTTGTGGAGCGCAATCGATGTGCGGCGTTCGTAGTCGAGGGCGACCGTCTGGTTCGCGAAGCAAACCAGATGGCACTGCAAATCGTCTCGTCGGGGCAGGCGCTGATTGTTCGAAGCGACCGCTGTTTCATAGCGAACACGGATGCGGACGCCCGCTTCGGCTCAGTCCTGGCCAAACTTTCGCAAGGAATTCCCACAGACGGGGAGCGCATATCCTTTCGGACATCCGCTGGAGCGTGGCAGATAACAATGGCGGCACTCCCTCCGGCTGAGCCGGCGAGAACCAACATATCGCTACTTCCGCCTCGCCAGCTCATACTGGTGCTTGTGACCGAGCTCAACCCTGCGATCCCGGACACAGCCGATCTCTCAACGCTCAGCGCAATATTCACGTTGACCCCTTCGGAGATTATGTTTTGCCGACGGCTGGTTAATGGCGAGTCGGTCGCCGATGCTGCGGAGCAGCTCGGTATCACGGTAGAGACTGCGAGAACCAGATTGAAGTCCATCCTCCAGAAGACAGGGACTTCGAGGCAAGGACAGTTGATGCTGCTTCTCTCAAGGCTGCAATAG